DNA sequence from the Armigeres subalbatus isolate Guangzhou_Male chromosome 1, GZ_Asu_2, whole genome shotgun sequence genome:
catgaaaaactatttggtaccggttatgaaggatggtgtccgctactacgcgtaccaaatatttttttcgattaaggtgcttaatttcgaGAAATTGAACTTTAAATGCCTTtcaccatactgatttcagaaagttaactcctagtgtgccgctgtaagcacgctcaatgcaggcgattcattgattagatcattttatttcttttttttcaacGTCCCAAACGAATGTTCACACGTCTAACTACATACAAATTAGCGAAATCCCAATCCAAAACATCGttctagcactttttcatactgTCTTGCAGCTGAATCATCTATATATGGTGAAACTTTTGGGATGTATTTTGAcgagacaatattttttgatcgaTAGAAAAAGACagtgcaaaatttgttatacTTCATTCTGCCTTTTTCATACACAAACTGCAGTTTCACGATAAACTTTGAGCTCATGTTAAACTTTATGACCACAATGCTGTAGAACTTGCTTCAAAATCATTGTTGAAATTATAAGCATGGTTTAGTGTAACAACTTGTAACTCGTTACCTGCTCCTGTGTGTTACGGAATAAGGTATACCATACCATGGTCATATTGCTAGCCTCTGGAtgtcccaacgaataccttcctcaatatccaactctgtGGTGTTTATGATGGTGTCGCCAAGTCGGTTGTCCCCTGTTAAGATCCATCCTCTCACTAGTTACGATGAAGATGCACACGACCAGCAGTAGTAATCCTATGATattgtaatttttgtcttctcttgatttctgatagcattctaataaagatttgaaaaacatgatatCCTAGTTCCGATCTACTACGAGTTACACATTAACAATAGAATGCCACTCAGCTCACTACCTGGTtagtacttcatacaaaagtcactgtttggtcactttttctgcttctgaaagtcactatttggtcacttttttcgtcatagttggtcactaagtcactattttgaacggcatttatcgctaccagccctgtaatATTCATCTGTGTATCATATCACATTTGGAGCACTTCAGTGCGCCTCTAACGATTCACAGTGGATCGGCTGCTTTGTAGACGAGCCCTGATTATATGTTCCGCATACTGATCAGGTATAGTTCTTACATGGAGGATCCGCTAGGGCTCATTTACACTCTCAAGGGTCGGAAATTAACATCTCGTCAACTGAGTAAAGGAAGCCAAATGGCCATAGGTAGGATAGGATAGGTTGTAATATAGATTGAAATTGGAAGTCATGAATCTAAGATCATTCTTATATTTTAGATACATTCAAGTTTCAGAATGCTCTCAATTGGGTGTGGAGAACTATTTAGACTTATCTGGATTTACATCAGGttggaaaattcaaaatagtaaTGCGATGCAATTAAATGAATAGAAAATAGCTTAATGATAGGAATCTGAATCTTCTCCATAACAATGAATATTTCTTACATAAACTTTGTGTATTGGTTCTGATGGTCTTAACATCATAGCAAACCAAAATCACCAGAAAAACGTAGGATTAAAAATTAGATTGAtcataaaatgaaataataatattggACATTTTAGATTCAGATATTtaatagagttttttttttaatttgtgtttaGAAATTGTTAAGAGAAGCCAAGGAAAGTTTCTAtactatataatatatataaaattcTGAGATAAGAGATATACAGAAGAAAAAGTAGAGATTTAGCTagaaaagagaaagagattgaTAAAAGGAGAAAGCAGATATTGATATAGAGGAAGGAAGTAGATTTAAGGCAAtacttaaaattattttgtagtTCTATACATACTGTATCTAACAATGACTAAAACACTAATAAGACAAAGTTATATAAGACCTTTATGTTGAAACTTAACAGACAACCGACACCAAGAGCGGAATAGAACATGAccatttgactactgaaatttagGATATCAGACAGTACTGTAAAGGATATGACGCCATAATCTTGATCAACCgccaaataatggaagctctcagattaatatgtcgatttattgcaatagtactaaattaatttattgtatttACGGTACCATTTAAATTATTCCATGTTGAAACAAAGTCCACTAGTATGATCCCATCACATACATCAAAGTGTTATGGCTCGGCTGCGGTGGTGGGCGCGGTGACGCGTTTGACAGAGAATACAGAATTACTGCAAGATGCCGTTGCGTTAATCGCTTAGAACGAGCCTTTACTTGAAATGCATCAGTACCAACCGTCCACATAGACTACTATtcggtattgaatgtcggctccaagaaaACATTAAATCAACTTTACATGTTAATTATCTGGAAAACATTCATGCGCGTGGTGagctttcattattattattatttgttttaaacCGACAGACTGCGGGAAGGGaaatgtatcggtatgatcacaatacgaACCCAGACCGCAGTGACTCTAGTGAGCaaacatagcttgagtcgtctgctagtattgtgtatcacatggagagtTCAGCCGAGGTTACCAGTCTGTTAAGACGCTaactggtcaactctcgaaaaaaaaaaaaaacaaatcttaaggtaatttacaaaggaatttataaagaaaCTCATAAGAAGAATTCTCCTTCAAAAAATTAGGAAGtttttcctgaaacaatttccgtagatATCCTTAAAGAAATGTCTAAAGGGTTTCCCTAGGAATTccaaattaaaatctgattgatcttatgaaagtattcctaaagcattttttgaaggaatttctatataaatgaatttccgaagaaattcctagaagaatttgtaaaggaattttttaaggaattcctataagaaattccaaaggatttcctgaaggaattttcgagaaaatttagaaaggtaggtatttccgaaaataaattgtaattccgaaaataaattggaaggaaattcctcgaaaatgcaaagaagaaattgaaagaaatatcgaaaattattcggaaattcttttaggaattcttgtTGGAATATcatcagaaattattttggaaaatccttctgaagttcctttagaaggtTACGCTACGCAAATTGTTTttggaataccttcggaaatttctttagtccTTCCGATGTTTATTTAGGAATGCATATTGTGAAATTACTTccggagtttcttcgaaaattgatttaggaatttctttggagtaTATTTTTGGATTTCTGCTAGTACCTTCTCAATAAGTCCCTCTGGAAActcttggaagaaatttttagaataccttcgaaatttccctcaggaatttctccagatctccagggattctttcgaaattttttatagTAATTCCTTCGGTCATTCCTTCAATTAGCAAGTCTTCTAAAGATTGCTTTagattttaggaaattcatgttGAAATTCTTTCGGGTAGCTCTtataaaatccttcagaaattcttttaggaatccttGAGATATTCCATTCGCAAATTCTTTAGGGAATAATATAGagaattatttcgaatttcctaCTCCTACGAAAACTCATTTAGCGGCCAACACCGATGGGAACTGTTGGCGTGAGCATGAGCGTAAGGAAATACGCTAATCCCAATTCTAAGAGGTGGATCCCAAGACAAACTCTTTATTCTAGAAACACATCTGATATactacaaaagatattttagttactagataaagattgtcgcttcggttccctttgttctggaacatgttgggtaccaagctgtcaaatcgtatggattttccttctttgacatttagctctcctatcctcgccagcaaaagatgttccggacagggacaatctttatctagtaactaaaatatctttttataCTACCCATcataatcgcatatttgtaacatagcAGAAGCGTCTTAAAATTGTTAGTTCTTTTAGGGAGTGTTAGGTGTTATGTCATATGCATCTGGTACACGGTCAAAAACGAACTCCACAAGAAAAAGTAAAATTCAAAGAAAGGAGAACAATGGTTCTAAATGCCTTAGTGCGTATGGGAAGTTATGAATCTCCAGTtatccttgcgagcaaaggcgtaagtTTGTCAGACCGGAAATGGCGAATTCGATACTtgatccggtctaggatgttttcgggtgggaaacattcttgactccctaggcataatgtatccatgtactcgccacacaagatacatgctcatgcattggcgggcatagaaagttttcaatcaataactgtggaaatgctaatattaatttcaatattaagttgaaaagcaggccaagttccagttggattgtagagccatagaagaagaagcgaATGGGACATTGCTGAAGCTAAAGATATCTATACCATTTCTTAATTTCACTGGCTAAGAGATTATTTTCGTGTTTGGACAGGGGCTGCTCCTTTAGGCAGTATTGTATGTTCCCAATATTTTTGTACAGCTCTTATAAAGTGTAATAACGACGAAACTAAATAACATGATAATTAATTACATACTATTTTACAATACATACCATCTACATCATGTCTCCGCCAGCCATACGCTACGTTCAAATGCTTCTGACCGCTAAACAACCCAAAGTTAATTCGTCCTTGCGATTCACTCGAATTGTACCGTTTGGCATTAGCCTGCACCCAGTTGTCGGTCGTTAGTGCTGCCACCAGCAAACCCACGATcaaacagctaccgaaaaaggTGGCAAAGACGATTCCTCTCGTTTTCAGGCTCATTGCACCGTTCGTTATTCCTTCGAGATGATCGTGTTTCGTTTATGGTGTTTTGTTTCTTTCTTTCAACTATGATCGCAAACGATCGTCCTGTGGGTAGTTGCACTTTTCAATGTCCGAAGGCGTCACTGTCTCCTTGGGCATTATTTCAACTACAGAAGACTTTTTGATGACAATTGAGGCGCATCTATCGAATGAATGAATGTTGAAGGTGATAAAATTAGATGTTTTATTGTTGAGTTTGGAATTCGTAAAGGAGTCAGACGAGTTTTTCGAATGAGTTGATCGAAAGAACAGGTGACTAACCTCTACGAGTATCCAAAAATTGTGCAATTATTATTAATCGAAGAAGCTGTGGTATTGGAATTTCATTCCAACAATGTATCGCCGCAAATATTGTAGTTGCATATCCAGTGGATATCGTTGACTCAGCCTCTACACGACATTTGCTTACGTTAACGTTTTTGTGCTGTTTTAGCAATGCAATATGTCACAGGCCATCGAGATACAAAACAACCAATATGGCATAACTAAAAAAACACGGCCAGATCATTCACCACCACAAACATCATATTTGGACATCAAGAACTATCCCCTTTCTGGAATCcaatttatgaaggaatttttatgTTGCAATCACTCGTTTCTTCGTCTGGTCCATCGCTGTCACTAAACAGAGATCACCAAACAATCTCTTCTTGTGTTGCGATTCAAAAAAGCATTGAAGATCGCGATTCTTcatcgcatttctcacttcgatCTTCGAAATTTGATCTGTTCACTAGGCTTTGAAATTGTAATTTGCAAAATAAACGTTGATTGCATCTAATGGTGTGCACCGTACCGCTTATACCACCGCTTCTTTCACGTAATAATTATTGTTCAATTTTAAGATGCTCACTGGCGGTGGTTTGTTGAGGAATCCGAATTTCACTTTTAATTCAGCAATAACGTGAAAGATCAATACTCTCGCAGTGCTCGCGAACGTAGCAACGTATATGATGAACAACCATCGTACAGGGGAGGACGTAGAAAAATAACATGCTTATAATGTTTAGCGTAGGGCCTTCACGGTTTATTCATATAAAATCATACAATTAATAAAAGAATCTAaactttgatttttgatttacgCTGATACATGCTTCCTTTTCATAATTAACCAAAATACGGAACTACGCTATCAAATGCATCGTTTAGCCTTACATTGCATAGTCACCAGCAACGAGAGCAATTGCAATATGTACCTACTCCTAAAATAGGACAAAGTTGAAAACAATGACGCTGAAAAATGCACTATGTCTTTGCTTACATGATCGCGCaatcaaaactaatattttGAAGGCATGGGTAAATAGTTCTATGTTACGAAGTGTTACGAAGTAAGAGATCCACCGTATTTCAAGTTACAGACCTGTCCTGCTGAACCAACGACTACTTTCAGTTCAGCAGTATCCAACTCCATATTGCTGGAAATCCATAAAtgagaagaatatttaaaaatatgcgtcTTGACCCGGCTTCCCCATGGATCAATGCGAACGCCTGATGAGCAGTCGTTGCCACACATCTACAACTATCGAATCTGTCACGTATATCTTTGCGCTCAAAGCACGATACACAAAATGTATCGAAAAAATGCGAAACATGGATACAACGCAGAGAGGTAATGAACGTTCTTCCACTAGTGTGGCAAAGCTAAGGCTACTCGCGGTTTGTACATGTTTATACACCAAGCTTACCACTATGGCCGCTTTCATACATTCTGATGGTAAAAATGTTTATTCTGCAATGATACCAattttagatagatagatagatagatagatagatagatcaggaggattcgagtgaggaagtttgcggcacgaccgccgagggatcgagacaacgtagcagtggatctcagcaagccagtcggcgaactagcctaagctaggggccggaattttagaagaagtgcatgagcacagccccccgaagtagtcgcagcatccagtggtccctGCAAgtggggatcgaggcaaggaggataagggacccggtttatccgggtgGCACAGTTTTAGCAGGTCGgaaggagcccatccctgttcgccttcgagcatagtgtggatgctcgaggtgtctgtcgcgcagatttttgatggcctttaacccttgtataaaaaaaaaaaaaaaaaaaaggtggatagatagatagatagatagatagatagatagatagatagatagatagatagatagatagatagatagatagatagatagatagatagatagatagatagatagatagatagatagatagatagatggatagatagatagatagatagatagatagatagatagatagatagatagatagatagatggatagatagatagatagatagatagatagatagatggatggatagatagatagatagatagatagatagatagatagatagatagatagatagatagatagatagctCGGTAGATAGCTGGAGAGATAGGTAGATAGATAgacagatagatagatagatagatagatagatagatagatagatagatagatagatagatagatagatagatagacagatagatagatagacagatagatagatagacagatagatagatagacagatagatagatagacagatagatagatagacagatagatagatagacagatagatagatagacagatagatagatagacagatagatagatagatagatagatagatagatagatggacaGACAgagattgactgattgactgattgattgattgattgactgattgattgattgactgattgattgattgattgattgattgattgattgattgattgattgattgattgattgattgattgattgattgattgattgattgattgattgattgattgattgattgattgattgattgattgattgattgattgattgattgattgattgattgattgattgattgattgattgattgattgattgattgattgattgattgattgattgattgattgattgattgattgattgattgattgattgattgattgattgattgattgattgattgattgattgattgattgattgattgattgattgattgattgattgatagatagatagacggggcagcagggactttgtccaagggcttgacgacccctccccatggccactgcgagttagaccgggatcatcgtccctaacccctaatcccaaggcgtcaagcgacccgtgccgagggatgcatggccagggggtgaaataatgagctaggcctttaacggagcctgtggggtacctgggcaccctccacagtaattgtcccttagcccgtcatgctgggctctggcgtggtggacctcttttcccgagcaactcgtggggccaaaatggaaaatcaagtcaattcttcaattagtggtagtagtgtaggcgacaaaccccttcgcaagaggtgggttgttcaggtctccgcctaggtggccagaggcaatagtcggcagctcagtgcgcaggcgatgaaccgcaaacgcgatgggctttcggccttcgaggggGCGACGGAACAgatggacgccatcatcgactttgcgtcatcgaagcataatatcagtaaggaactcaagaggagcttgcagaaacttctgaaagtcgatgctggacgccaagctggagagggcggtcggggcggccaagtgtaaacccgtgaaatcggtggagtcgaggtctacccagactgaggcccaaaaGATTCGCGGACtcaggcaaggtcgaatcgaccgaaggcgtgccagcgaagacggtggggCCAATGACtgcccagactgaggctcaagcaTTTGGCAGGTGCGTCGCGGATGACTggtccaacggagcagacacaaaaacgggggagacagtctccaggggatgagctccctgggggccgctccaaaacgcggagggttactaccccgaacaagggtagtggggctgggaagctgaacctcGGACAgatacctccaaaaccgggggaggaaggacatggaaaggtccgtccactcaggaaagacggtggcaaggggttacggcaggctgaaagttctcagccgcaccagaccagggaaatagagggggatgacgcatcctggaccctggtcaagaacaacagaaaaccgaagacgtcaagggccgaaaagaaggcccaggcgaatgagggtagcaagaagtctagggtaggcgccaatcgctccaggggagatgccctagtcatcacggcggacgaggctaagtactcgaatgttttgaaggcgatgaggagtgacgtcaagctcggtgaactcggcgccgacgtacgtcgaataagacgtagccggatgggcgagatgatactcgagctgaagcggggcgtctcgcaaaagggcgccgcctacaagaagttggcggaggaggtcctaggcgagacggtcaaggtgagggcactcacgacggaggtgaatctaagggttaaagacctggacgagatcactgaagtcgaagagctcgtcacggcactgcggcgacagtgtgaaatggagacgcccaccgcagctgttcggctacggaaaggtccggcaagGACTCAGGTAGCATtagttcggctatctgcagcggacgcctccaagttttttttttttttaatctttattatcgtgattttttatattaacaataagttcatcacgtcgcctccaaggtagtcaagttagggagcgtcaaggtgggatggttaGTGTGCCCTGtgagcatatacgagcaacccgaagtttgcttcaagtgcctggaaccggggtacaagcaatgggactgcaaaggccctgacagaagcaagctctgccgacgctgcggattggagggacataaggcacaatgctgcacgaaccctcccaattgtttaatttattccagcaaagctgcgaacagcaagcaccccatggggggttcgatgtgcccggcgtttaagcatgctgcaaaatcacagtgcaagtaacgcagctggcttccttggcctcgcccgagtgtccggtttGCGCagatttagaggaaacggcggaacacgtgttgttcgtgtgcccacgttttcacgcaatgcgtgaccacatgcttgccacatgtggtctggacactaccccggacaacctagttcggagaatgtgtaaagatgaagatgatccttttatcgaacaagtggccgcgcgaagaacaacatggtgttgtcgctttcgcggcgtcggtcaaccgggcgggttccgagcccgaggacggaaaggggtcctcgtcaaggctggggcaggcgcagtcaccgcgtcggcaagtccctctgtgtgctggcgaataggccctatcgcagaaaggtccatttggggtgcacgcggcatcatcattcttgataccagtcgtgcagagggaagcaggcgcgaagtcgacccttcccaccttccgaggacatagggcgtggtaaggccacctggaaagccggccgcgctggcacgataccatggtgttcttctaaaaaagcgagttacgatgttcggtgctgcaaggacacgcagctaacctcgagggtgcgttgtgcactggcccccctttgaatcattactttctggttgtaccgaagggactatgggcttggcggcaatagaaacggtttagcgggtcggggatgtagtcctgcctccctcgtttgctgttggaggtgatccctaatccatatatatatatatatatatatatatatatatatatatatatatatatatatatatatatatatatatatatatatgtatatatatatatatatatatatatatagccaTCCGACTGGAGGTAAAACAGACAAACCCGATCAAGAAGAGAGTCTGAGCGAAGAGAGCAGAATTGTAGATAGGACATATAGGTACCGAGCAGAGTTGTACATGAATAGGTGAAATAAATACATTTGTGTTGTTCTGGGATTAGAATCTAAATCAGACGTATATCAGTCttgtggtcttgagaaaacccCCATCACCAGTTAAAACCCAGTTATAATATCTCAAAGCCAACTAGAACTAAGAGGCCGTACACATATTTgttaagcacttatgggggagtgGGGTCTGTCATTTtgttacgcaccatataaataaaaaataatttgtatgaaaaaaatcttacatgggggaagggggggtcgaaaaacccagaaaaaatgcttacgtaatatgtgtacgacccctaacctATTAGTGATATtatcggcgtagcaccaactaaGAATTCgaaagtcgggacttccgaacaaatctcgcttaacttttcaaaaggacctaagtaacatttttttcatgatttaatttgagtattgcaatcaaaagctttcatgtttttctgttgattgcgcttcccccatgtaagatttaatctttcttccgaagttttattgtctatccggaaaaaatttagaacgctttttataccgaagttggatttttcccaagatacaggcaactttcccaacttcggaagtagtgcgctggattcgcctaaaaatacgctaaacaacgcatcaattagtttgacagataaaacttcggaagaaagttcggttcggaagtcccg
Encoded proteins:
- the LOC134207920 gene encoding uncharacterized protein LOC134207920, with the protein product MSLKTRGIVFATFFGSCLIVGLLVAALTTDNWVQANAKRYNSSESQGRINFGLFSGQKHLNVAYGWRRHDVDVLAVLQEEPDVMSYWLWLGTAIGTGLGALGGALVL